One genomic window of Prochlorococcus sp. MIT 0801 includes the following:
- a CDS encoding TIGR02450 family Trp-rich protein: MIWPPVKAWTSKINLNGQLHFVAINYGGELLKRWVLLMSVLDSTVVVKVPWSQLVDLSKWEAGWDEINHRVSSKLVNNKSDIKTTNFSLPSIDSGLTIPISKKTIRPWFEKS; encoded by the coding sequence ATGATTTGGCCTCCAGTAAAAGCTTGGACTAGTAAGATTAATCTTAATGGCCAACTTCATTTCGTAGCAATTAATTATGGTGGCGAATTGCTAAAAAGATGGGTCCTTTTGATGTCTGTACTTGACTCGACTGTGGTTGTAAAAGTTCCGTGGTCGCAGTTAGTTGATTTATCTAAGTGGGAAGCTGGATGGGATGAAATAAATCATAGAGTTTCTTCTAAATTAGTAAATAATAAAAGTGATATAAAAACTACTAACTTTTCTCTACCATCTATTGATTCTGGTTTAACAATACCTATAAGTAAAAAGACTATTAGGCCTTGGTTTGAAAAGAGTTAA
- a CDS encoding sodium/glutamate symporter: MSLSFLGLEDLYKINAIPTLVLSLGLLGLIGILLTLGRRLDSAMKLERFGIPIALLIGALGFLIGPYGPLSLLPERVLNTWMQLPTPLLTLVFATLMLGRPIPRISALWKPVASQALLGLLLGFGQYVVGGIIVLSFLLPFLGVDPLMGCIIEVGFEGGHGAAAIMGESFMKLGFPEGLDLGFAMATVGLLASTLLGSGLVVLGRFFGWLVTTEQEPPNDLNYIELEIKPIEQLKSLLYNFALLGLAVLIGIFFLYCLRLSSTFFSDISKQVILAFPVFPLALMGSFLVRFLLEKTGKTKLVSSLFQREIGILSTDLLIITAMAGLNLPLLVNYWVPITILAIGGLIWNLVGMLIFSRLFFREEWFVRAIAEFGNSTGVAASGLLLLRLADPRNSTNTLPVFSIKQLFLQPLLSGGLITVIAPLFISNFGLKGWTEFCGLISLSLCVVAISLQSKYTKASA; encoded by the coding sequence ATGAGTTTGTCGTTTTTAGGTTTGGAAGACCTATATAAAATTAATGCAATCCCGACGTTGGTCCTTTCTTTGGGTTTGCTTGGACTGATAGGAATTCTTCTAACCCTTGGTAGAAGATTGGATTCCGCGATGAAGTTGGAAAGATTTGGTATTCCCATAGCCCTTTTAATTGGAGCTTTAGGTTTTTTAATTGGTCCTTATGGACCTCTTTCTTTATTACCAGAAAGGGTTCTGAATACTTGGATGCAATTACCAACTCCATTGCTCACTTTAGTCTTTGCGACCTTAATGCTAGGAAGACCTATTCCAAGAATTAGTGCTTTATGGAAACCAGTTGCCTCGCAGGCATTACTTGGACTTTTATTAGGCTTTGGTCAATATGTTGTTGGTGGGATAATTGTGCTGTCATTTCTGCTTCCTTTTTTAGGAGTAGATCCACTGATGGGATGCATTATTGAAGTTGGTTTTGAAGGAGGACATGGAGCTGCGGCAATAATGGGAGAAAGTTTTATGAAATTAGGCTTTCCTGAGGGATTAGACCTGGGCTTTGCAATGGCAACTGTAGGGTTACTTGCTTCTACATTGTTAGGGAGCGGCTTGGTTGTCCTAGGTAGGTTTTTTGGATGGCTTGTGACTACTGAACAAGAGCCCCCAAATGATTTAAATTATATTGAATTAGAAATTAAACCAATTGAACAACTTAAGTCGCTTTTATATAATTTTGCTCTACTAGGATTAGCGGTATTGATTGGAATCTTTTTTCTTTATTGTTTGAGGCTATCTTCTACTTTTTTTAGTGATATAAGTAAGCAGGTGATATTAGCTTTCCCAGTATTTCCATTGGCTTTGATGGGTTCATTTTTAGTTAGATTTTTATTGGAAAAAACCGGAAAGACTAAATTAGTATCATCACTTTTTCAACGTGAGATTGGTATACTTTCAACCGATTTACTTATAATTACCGCCATGGCTGGATTGAATTTACCTTTATTAGTTAACTACTGGGTTCCTATAACCATTTTAGCCATTGGTGGATTGATTTGGAATCTTGTAGGGATGTTGATTTTTTCTAGATTATTTTTTAGAGAAGAATGGTTTGTAAGAGCAATAGCAGAGTTTGGAAATTCAACGGGAGTTGCAGCCAGTGGACTATTACTTTTGAGATTGGCTGATCCTAGAAATTCTACTAATACGTTACCTGTGTTTTCTATTAAGCAATTATTTCTTCAACCACTTCTTTCTGGAGGTCTGATTACTGTAATAGCGCCTTTGTTTATCAGTAATTTTGGGCTTAAAGGGTGGACAGAATTTTGTGGATTAATTTCATTGTCTTTATGTGTAGTAGCAATATCTCTACAGTCAAAATATACAAAAGCTTCAGCATAA
- the hisS gene encoding histidine--tRNA ligase: MTNLKNLRGMVDLLPAQSQSWQKVESIALEHFSRAGLQEIRTPIVEQTELFARGIGENTDVVCKEMYNFEDKGGRSCTLRPEGTASVARSIVQHGLLNNGPQRLWYRGPMFRYERPQAGRQRQFHQIGVEFVGLASVMSDAEVISIAWNFLKDVGLNDLTLEINSLGSNADRSIFKEELKDWLNQRFDFLDEDSQKRINVNPLRILDSKNNSMKELLSEAPSLNNFLSHESKTRFDYLKELLNNLKIPYKINNNLVRGLDYYSHTAFEITSDDLGSQSTVCGGGRYDGLISELGGGQAPSIGWAIGMERLIILAGDKILQSKSPDAYVIHKGEKAEQLALEITCQLRSSNLMIELDYSGSSFSKQFRRADKSRAKWALVIGEDEASKGQLLMKKLRDKQKDEKSKEYIFSKEDLDQLIKKLIA, from the coding sequence TTGACCAATCTCAAGAATTTAAGAGGAATGGTGGATCTTTTACCTGCTCAGAGTCAGAGCTGGCAAAAGGTCGAATCAATTGCGCTTGAACATTTTAGTCGGGCTGGGCTTCAAGAAATTAGAACACCAATTGTTGAACAAACTGAATTATTTGCAAGGGGTATTGGTGAAAATACCGATGTTGTGTGCAAAGAAATGTACAATTTTGAAGATAAAGGAGGTCGTTCTTGCACTTTGAGACCTGAAGGGACAGCTTCTGTCGCGAGATCAATTGTCCAGCATGGGTTGTTAAATAATGGGCCTCAAAGGCTCTGGTATAGAGGACCAATGTTTAGATACGAGCGTCCTCAAGCAGGAAGACAAAGGCAGTTCCATCAAATTGGAGTTGAATTTGTTGGATTGGCCTCTGTTATGAGTGACGCTGAGGTTATTTCAATAGCTTGGAACTTTTTAAAGGATGTTGGTCTGAATGATTTGACTTTAGAAATTAATAGTCTTGGAAGTAATGCAGATAGAAGTATTTTTAAAGAAGAGCTGAAAGATTGGCTTAATCAGAGATTTGATTTCTTAGATGAAGATTCTCAGAAAAGAATTAATGTTAATCCCTTGAGAATATTAGATAGTAAAAATAATTCCATGAAAGAACTTTTGTCTGAAGCACCTTCTCTAAACAACTTTTTATCTCATGAAAGTAAAACTAGATTTGATTATTTAAAGGAGTTACTAAATAATCTAAAGATCCCATATAAAATTAACAATAACTTAGTAAGGGGGCTTGATTATTATTCTCATACAGCCTTCGAAATAACAAGTGATGACCTGGGTTCTCAATCAACTGTATGTGGTGGGGGACGTTACGATGGCCTGATAAGCGAACTAGGGGGGGGGCAAGCTCCCTCAATTGGCTGGGCTATTGGGATGGAAAGGTTGATAATTCTTGCTGGAGATAAAATTTTACAATCAAAATCTCCAGATGCTTATGTGATTCATAAGGGTGAAAAAGCTGAACAACTTGCTTTGGAAATTACTTGTCAGTTAAGGTCGTCTAACTTAATGATTGAATTGGACTACTCAGGTTCATCTTTTTCAAAACAGTTTAGGCGAGCAGATAAAAGTAGGGCCAAATGGGCCTTAGTGATAGGTGAGGATGAGGCATCTAAGGGGCAATTATTGATGAAGAAATTAAGGGATAAACAAAAGGATGAGAAGAGTAAGGAATATATTTTTTCAAAGGAGGATCTAGATCAATTAATTAAGAAGTTGATTGCCTAA
- a CDS encoding chlorophyll a/b binding light-harvesting protein, with amino-acid sequence MQTYGNSAVTYGWWAGNSGVTNRSGKFIAAHAAHTGLIAFWAGAFTLFELARFDPSVPMGHQPLIALPHLAALGIGFDETGAFVGGSAVVAVAVCHLVGSMAYGAGGLMHSLLFSSDMQESSVPQARKFKLEWDNPDNQTFILGHHLIFFGVACIWFVEWARIHGIYDPAIGAIRQVEYDLNLSHIWDHQFDFLTIDSLEDVMGGHAFLAFLEITGGAFHIATKQVGEYTKFKGAGLLSAEAILSWSLAGIGWMAVVAAFWSATNTTVYPVEWFGEPLALKFGISPYWIDTVDLPNGAHTSRAWLANVHYYFGFFFIQGHLWHALRAMGFDFKRVTNALSNLDTASVSLK; translated from the coding sequence ATGCAGACCTATGGAAATTCAGCCGTCACCTACGGGTGGTGGGCTGGCAACTCAGGGGTCACCAACCGTTCAGGCAAATTTATTGCTGCTCATGCCGCTCATACCGGTTTGATTGCTTTCTGGGCTGGTGCCTTCACGTTATTTGAATTGGCTCGATTTGACCCTTCCGTACCAATGGGTCATCAGCCTTTAATTGCCCTTCCTCATTTAGCAGCTTTGGGTATTGGTTTCGATGAAACTGGAGCCTTTGTTGGTGGAAGTGCGGTTGTTGCAGTTGCTGTCTGTCATCTAGTTGGATCCATGGCTTATGGGGCAGGTGGATTGATGCACTCTCTTCTTTTCTCTAGTGACATGCAGGAATCTTCTGTGCCACAGGCCAGAAAATTCAAGCTTGAATGGGACAACCCAGATAACCAGACTTTCATCCTTGGACATCATTTGATTTTCTTTGGTGTTGCATGTATTTGGTTTGTTGAATGGGCGCGGATACATGGGATTTACGATCCTGCTATTGGTGCTATTCGTCAGGTTGAATACGACCTTAACTTGAGTCATATCTGGGATCATCAGTTTGACTTCCTAACTATTGACAGCTTGGAAGATGTTATGGGAGGTCATGCTTTCTTGGCTTTCTTAGAAATAACTGGTGGTGCTTTCCATATCGCTACTAAGCAAGTTGGAGAATATACGAAGTTCAAAGGAGCTGGGCTTCTTTCAGCAGAAGCTATTCTTTCTTGGTCACTAGCTGGTATTGGCTGGATGGCAGTTGTCGCAGCATTCTGGAGTGCAACAAATACCACTGTTTACCCTGTTGAATGGTTTGGAGAACCACTAGCACTTAAATTTGGAATCTCTCCTTATTGGATCGATACTGTGGACCTTCCAAATGGTGCTCATACTTCTCGAGCTTGGCTAGCTAATGTTCATTACTACTTTGGATTCTTCTTTATTCAAGGTCACCTATGGCATGCTCTTAGGGCAATGGGATTCGATTTCAAACGAGTGACAAATGCCTTAAGTAATCTTGATACTGCTTCAGTATCTTTAAAATAG
- a CDS encoding glutathione S-transferase: MKHNILYSFRRCPYAIRARWALLNTNQIVELREVELKNKPIELIQISKKATVPVLKTSLNKVIDESLEIMIWSIKKSNMNGLFGCGSDNDISKQILSLIEINDKAFKYHLDRFKYASRFNIEESETHRSEAMKILLSLNNRLKEFSNQGKALFLVDAKESLADWAIWPFVRQFRIADIRKFDQNNEIHYLRCWLNYFFTHEKYPIVMKKNETWSKKNEPLFFG; encoded by the coding sequence GACGATGTCCCTACGCAATTAGAGCTAGATGGGCTTTATTAAACACAAATCAAATAGTAGAGTTAAGAGAGGTCGAACTAAAGAACAAGCCTATTGAATTAATTCAAATTTCTAAAAAAGCAACTGTACCTGTACTAAAAACTAGTTTAAATAAAGTAATTGATGAAAGTCTAGAAATAATGATATGGAGTATCAAAAAATCGAATATGAATGGATTATTTGGTTGTGGTAGTGATAATGATATTTCAAAACAAATATTGAGTCTTATAGAAATAAATGATAAAGCATTTAAATATCATTTGGATCGATTTAAATATGCATCTAGATTTAATATTGAAGAATCAGAAACTCATCGTTCTGAAGCTATGAAAATACTTTTATCTTTAAATAACAGATTAAAAGAATTTTCAAACCAAGGAAAAGCTCTATTTCTTGTTGATGCAAAAGAAAGCTTAGCTGATTGGGCTATCTGGCCATTTGTAAGGCAATTTAGAATAGCTGACATAAGAAAGTTTGATCAAAACAATGAAATTCATTATTTACGTTGTTGGTTAAATTATTTTTTTACGCATGAGAAATATCCAATAGTTATGAAAAAGAATGAAACATGGAGCAAGAAAAATGAACCTCTATTTTTTGGATAA
- a CDS encoding nucleotide sugar dehydrogenase gives MSSSKIKKICCIGAGYVGGPTMSVIADKCPDLEVRVVDINKERIDAWNDSDLNKLPIFEPGLDRIISRTRGRNLFFSTEMEKSISDADMVFISVNTPTKTKGLGAGQASDLSWVEASARQVAKYSKGHTIVIEKSTLPVRTAQVIKEILKTTNRENETNEISKTFSVLSNPEFLAEGTAINDLEKPDRVLIGGEDADDVDALVKIYLNWVPSEQIICTNLWSSELSKLAANAFLAQRISSINSISAFCEATGADVQEVAKAIGTDKRIGNQFLNAGPGFGGSCFKKDILNLVYLSGYFGLPEVANYWNQVVVLNTWQQDRIYKIVLEKLFGTVNGKNIAILGFSFKANTNDTRESPAIRISSDLLEEGAILSIYDPKVSFERIEEDFEKISFDNQGIWKVAHSIPEALKNVDAVLILTAWDEFYGLDWNYLASLMRSPAWVFDTRSVVNRQEIDNTGLNLWRLGEGN, from the coding sequence ATGAGCTCTAGTAAAATCAAAAAAATATGTTGTATTGGTGCGGGTTATGTTGGTGGCCCAACCATGTCAGTTATTGCAGATAAATGTCCGGATTTAGAAGTTAGGGTCGTTGATATTAATAAAGAACGAATTGATGCATGGAATGATTCAGATCTAAATAAATTACCAATATTTGAGCCTGGATTAGATCGGATAATTTCAAGAACAAGAGGGCGAAACCTTTTCTTTAGTACAGAAATGGAAAAATCAATTTCTGATGCTGATATGGTTTTTATATCAGTTAATACTCCAACTAAAACAAAAGGACTTGGAGCTGGACAAGCAAGTGATCTTAGTTGGGTTGAAGCTAGTGCAAGGCAAGTTGCTAAATATTCAAAAGGACACACAATAGTAATTGAAAAAAGCACTCTTCCAGTTCGTACTGCACAAGTAATAAAAGAGATACTTAAGACAACAAATAGAGAAAATGAAACAAATGAAATTTCAAAAACTTTTTCTGTTTTATCGAACCCTGAATTCTTGGCTGAAGGTACCGCAATTAATGATTTAGAAAAACCTGACAGAGTTTTAATTGGTGGGGAGGATGCTGATGATGTAGATGCACTGGTTAAGATTTATTTGAATTGGGTCCCTAGTGAACAGATAATCTGTACTAATTTGTGGAGTAGCGAGCTTTCAAAATTAGCTGCTAATGCATTTCTGGCTCAGAGAATTAGTTCAATAAATTCAATTTCAGCCTTTTGTGAAGCGACTGGAGCTGATGTTCAGGAAGTTGCTAAAGCAATAGGAACAGATAAAAGGATAGGTAATCAATTTCTTAATGCAGGTCCGGGCTTTGGTGGGAGTTGCTTTAAAAAGGATATTTTGAATTTAGTTTATTTAAGTGGATATTTTGGTTTACCAGAGGTTGCTAATTATTGGAATCAAGTAGTAGTTCTAAATACTTGGCAGCAAGATAGAATTTATAAAATTGTCCTTGAAAAGCTTTTTGGTACGGTTAATGGGAAAAATATAGCAATACTCGGTTTTTCTTTTAAGGCAAACACCAACGACACTCGAGAATCTCCTGCAATAAGAATTTCAAGTGACTTACTCGAAGAAGGAGCAATTTTATCAATTTATGACCCTAAGGTTTCATTTGAGAGAATAGAGGAAGATTTTGAAAAAATTTCATTTGATAATCAAGGTATTTGGAAAGTGGCCCATTCCATTCCAGAAGCATTGAAAAATGTTGATGCAGTTTTAATTCTTACTGCATGGGATGAATTCTATGGACTTGATTGGAATTATTTAGCTTCTTTAATGAGATCACCAGCTTGGGTTTTTGATACAAGATCTGTTGTTAATCGACAAGAAATTGATAATACAGGTCTAAATCTGTGGAGACTGGGTGAGGGGAACTAA